The following proteins come from a genomic window of Chloroflexota bacterium:
- the ychF gene encoding redox-regulated ATPase YchF translates to MRIGIIGLPQSGKTTVFQALTGGHADRPTFAPGGLQVQTAVVNVPDERLDALGRHFQPRKTVPAQVQYSDIGGLERGLGEADGLSGPLLNQIAQNDALLVVVRAFPSAVVPHPEGSVDPARDLAIIQDELMLSDMAVIEKRLQRLREQAGKGGTPAEREANARETALLERLWAVLEAGRPLRDEPLSPDEERMLRGYGFLTQKPMLVVVNQGDDPADDLPLPEVPESPRVAVLSLRGQLEMELAQMAPEEAAEFLAEFGIEELSLRRVVRASYEVMGLITFFTMNEEEIRAWALRRGQTALDAAATIHTDLARGFIRAEVIAYDRLLEAGSLAEARRRGWLRLEGKDYVVQDGELLYIRFHV, encoded by the coding sequence ATGCGAATCGGCATCATCGGACTGCCCCAAAGCGGCAAGACGACGGTGTTTCAGGCGCTGACCGGAGGGCACGCCGACCGCCCCACCTTCGCCCCCGGCGGGCTCCAGGTGCAAACGGCCGTGGTCAACGTGCCCGATGAACGGCTGGACGCGCTGGGTCGCCACTTCCAGCCGCGCAAGACGGTCCCTGCCCAGGTGCAATACAGCGACATCGGGGGCCTGGAACGGGGATTGGGCGAGGCCGATGGGCTGAGCGGCCCCCTGCTCAACCAGATCGCACAGAACGACGCCCTGCTGGTCGTCGTGCGCGCCTTTCCATCCGCGGTGGTCCCCCATCCGGAGGGAAGCGTCGACCCGGCCCGGGACCTGGCCATCATCCAGGATGAATTGATGCTGTCCGACATGGCGGTGATCGAGAAGCGGCTGCAGCGGCTACGCGAACAGGCGGGCAAGGGGGGCACCCCGGCGGAACGAGAGGCCAACGCCCGGGAGACGGCGCTGCTGGAGCGGCTGTGGGCCGTGCTGGAGGCCGGACGCCCGTTGCGGGACGAGCCGCTTTCCCCGGATGAAGAGCGTATGCTGCGCGGCTACGGATTCCTCACCCAGAAGCCCATGCTGGTGGTCGTCAATCAGGGCGATGACCCGGCCGACGATCTTCCGCTGCCGGAGGTCCCGGAGAGCCCTCGCGTGGCCGTGCTCTCGTTGCGCGGCCAGTTGGAGATGGAGCTGGCACAGATGGCCCCGGAGGAGGCGGCCGAGTTCCTCGCCGAATTCGGCATCGAGGAGCTTAGCTTGCGACGCGTCGTGCGGGCCTCCTATGAGGTGATGGGGTTGATCACCTTCTTCACCATGAACGAGGAGGAAATCCGGGCGTGGGCGCTACGACGGGGCCAGACGGCGTTGGATGCGGCCGCCACTATCCATACCGACCTGGCGCGCGGCTTTATCCGGGCCGAGGTGATCGCCTACGACCGCCTGCTGGAGGCGGGAAGCCTGGCGGAGGCCCGGCGCCGCGGCTGGCTTCGGCTGGAGGGCAAAGACTACGTCGTTCAGGACGGGGAGCTGCTGTACATCCGATTCCACGTGTAG
- a CDS encoding kinase/pyrophosphorylase: MDTEPSTPSPTIFVVSGGAGASGSQVVRTALAQFPDAHVHITVVAHVRTREEIEEAAAQAASSRALIVHTLVDPTLRRAMYAAARERHVVAIDLMGPLLTHLTELIGQEPAGQPGLYRQLNQSYLQRIEAIDFTVQHDDGRRANELDQAEIVLVGVSRVSKTPLSIYLSTRGWKVGNVPIVLNAPLPPKLFELDPGRVIGLTLRPDRLAAIRRQRAQRITDKPIGDYANPETIAHELAYAHEQFQRGGWPVLDMTHKSIEEAAAEVVALVTQRPRE; this comes from the coding sequence ATGGACACGGAGCCTTCCACTCCGTCCCCGACGATCTTCGTCGTGTCGGGCGGCGCCGGGGCCAGCGGCAGCCAGGTCGTGCGCACAGCGCTGGCCCAGTTCCCGGACGCCCACGTGCACATCACGGTGGTGGCCCATGTGCGCACGCGGGAGGAGATCGAGGAGGCGGCGGCCCAGGCAGCCTCCAGCCGGGCGCTCATCGTGCACACGCTGGTCGACCCCACCCTCCGCCGGGCGATGTATGCGGCGGCCCGTGAGCGCCACGTCGTCGCGATCGACCTGATGGGGCCCTTGCTCACTCATCTGACCGAGCTGATCGGGCAGGAGCCGGCCGGGCAGCCCGGCCTATATCGCCAGCTCAACCAGTCCTACCTGCAACGCATTGAGGCCATCGACTTCACGGTGCAGCACGACGACGGGCGCCGGGCGAATGAGCTGGACCAGGCCGAGATCGTGCTGGTGGGCGTATCACGCGTATCCAAGACGCCGCTGAGCATCTACCTCTCCACCCGGGGATGGAAGGTGGGAAACGTGCCCATCGTGCTCAACGCCCCGCTCCCCCCCAAGCTCTTCGAGCTGGATCCGGGCCGAGTGATCGGGCTGACCCTGCGCCCCGACCGACTGGCGGCCATCCGTCGCCAGCGCGCCCAACGGATCACCGACAAGCCCATCGGGGACTACGCGAACCCAGAGACGATCGCGCACGAGCTGGCCTATGCGCACGAGCAGTTCCAACGCGGCGGCTGGCCGGTGCTGGACATGACCCACAAATCCATCGAGGAAGCCGCCGCCGAAGTGGTCGCCCTGGTCACTCAGCGACCGAGGGAGTAA
- a CDS encoding ROK family protein, whose product MTDYYLTVDLGGTQIRAALCDAEGHIHRRVHDLTRPTEGRDAVIGRIQGAISQALGDTPRDQVQGIGIAAPGPLDPKQGVIIFAPNLHDWHNVPLRQIIQEHFGIPTHLGNDANLAALAEHRFGAGRGVHNLIYITVSTGIGGGIICDDRLLLGERGFAAEIGHHTIDADGMRCNCGNVGCLETLSSGPAIARMAREAIEHGQESLLREMSGDDLDQITGKMVHEAALQGDSLAVHVLHRAGHYLGVGIVNLLHLFNPAMIIIGGSVAKAGDFLFDPMWETIRDRSHPIYWENLRIVPPQLGDDVGLLGALALALSERETSAHILK is encoded by the coding sequence ATGACGGACTACTACCTGACGGTCGATCTCGGCGGAACGCAGATCCGCGCGGCGCTCTGCGACGCGGAAGGACATATCCATCGTCGAGTCCACGATCTCACCCGGCCGACCGAGGGCCGGGACGCGGTCATTGGCCGGATCCAAGGCGCCATATCCCAGGCGCTGGGGGACACCCCTCGCGATCAGGTACAGGGGATCGGCATCGCCGCACCGGGGCCGTTGGATCCCAAACAGGGCGTCATCATCTTCGCCCCCAACCTGCATGACTGGCACAACGTGCCGCTCCGCCAGATCATCCAGGAGCATTTTGGGATCCCCACCCATCTGGGCAACGATGCCAACCTGGCCGCACTGGCCGAACACCGTTTCGGCGCCGGCCGTGGCGTCCATAACCTCATCTACATCACCGTCAGCACCGGCATCGGCGGGGGCATCATTTGCGACGATCGCCTCCTGCTGGGCGAGCGCGGCTTCGCCGCGGAGATCGGCCATCACACCATCGACGCCGACGGCATGCGCTGCAATTGCGGTAACGTCGGCTGCCTGGAGACGCTGTCCTCCGGGCCCGCCATCGCCCGCATGGCTCGCGAGGCGATCGAACACGGCCAGGAGAGCCTCCTGCGGGAGATGAGCGGGGATGATCTGGATCAGATCACCGGCAAGATGGTCCATGAGGCGGCGCTCCAGGGCGACTCGCTCGCCGTCCACGTGCTCCACCGTGCCGGGCACTATCTGGGCGTTGGGATCGTCAACCTACTGCATCTGTTCAACCCGGCGATGATCATCATCGGCGGCAGCGTGGCCAAGGCGGGCGATTTCCTCTTCGACCCCATGTGGGAGACGATCCGGGATCGCTCGCATCCCATCTACTGGGAGAATCTGCGCATCGTCCCTCCCCAGCTGGGTGATGACGTCGGGCTGCTGGGAGCGTTGGCGCTGGCGCTCAGCGAGAGGGAGACGAGCGCACACATCCTCAAGTGA